Proteins encoded within one genomic window of Candidatus Hydrogenedentota bacterium:
- a CDS encoding MotA/TolQ/ExbB proton channel family protein produces the protein MRSSVPVLGLALLALVSIGAVAGGQEPPPEPRAGAPVVPDTPPGAGAAAAAQQVDTAEQAAAVREPPQTLTLTMMIEQGGPVLWVIAGLSFVALVLALYLLLTVTPRREAPPTLVKRAHAQIRAGDLRGAFQMCEGRDELLANVLRAGLQVAGHDRYVIQDAMESEGERGAAGLWQRISYLNNIATIAPLLGLLGTVWGMMQAFSTIAFDDAQVKSIAVAYSVSMAMVTTAAGLLLAIPAMAIYYYLRGRVVKILAEVEAEASELVELIARSPEP, from the coding sequence ATGCGTTCCAGCGTGCCGGTACTTGGATTGGCCTTACTCGCGCTTGTGTCAATCGGCGCCGTGGCGGGAGGACAGGAACCACCGCCGGAACCACGGGCCGGGGCGCCAGTTGTTCCGGACACACCGCCCGGCGCCGGGGCGGCCGCCGCGGCACAGCAAGTGGATACGGCTGAGCAGGCGGCAGCCGTGCGAGAGCCGCCTCAGACCTTGACGCTTACCATGATGATTGAACAAGGGGGCCCCGTGCTCTGGGTCATCGCCGGGCTGAGTTTCGTGGCGCTGGTGTTGGCGCTGTATCTGTTGCTTACGGTGACGCCCCGTCGGGAGGCGCCGCCCACGCTGGTGAAGCGCGCGCATGCGCAGATCCGGGCGGGCGACCTGCGCGGTGCCTTTCAGATGTGCGAGGGACGGGATGAACTGCTGGCGAACGTCCTGCGTGCGGGCCTGCAGGTGGCGGGGCACGACCGGTACGTCATCCAGGATGCAATGGAGAGCGAGGGAGAACGGGGCGCGGCCGGGTTGTGGCAGAGGATTTCGTATCTGAACAATATCGCGACGATTGCGCCGCTACTGGGATTGTTGGGCACGGTCTGGGGCATGATGCAGGCGTTCAGCACGATTGCGTTTGACGACGCGCAGGTCAAGAGCATCGCGGTGGCCTACAGCGTTTCGATGGCGATGGTGACGACGGCCGCGGGGCTGCTTCTCGCGATTCCGGCCATGGCAATCTATTACTACCTGCGAGGGCGGGTGGTGAAAATCCTGGCCGAGGTCGAGGCCGAGGCGAGCGAACTGGTGGAGTTGATTGCGAGGAGTCCCGAGCCATGA